Genomic segment of Bacteroides intestinalis DSM 17393:
CGGTTTCCTGACGATACAAGCTTGCTTCTTGTCCGGCACCTGCACCGGCAGCCGTGTCATGTTGGAAAAGAATGCGGTCTTCTATATCCGCCGGAAAGAAGTAGGCGAACGAAAGTACTGCAAACGTAAGAATGACCAGGAGGTCAGGGAGGAGCTTTTTCATAAAAACGGGGTTTTTATGAAATTGACAATTGACAATTGACAATTAAGCTGCGCTGTCATTCTGCATAGCCATTGTCAATTGTCAATTGTCAATTTCGTTATTTTAATAGCGATAGTGTTCGGCTTTATACGGTCCGTCTACAGTTACACCGATATAGGCAGCTTGCTCGGGAGTCAGCTTCGTCAGCTTCACACCGATTTTCTCAAGGTGCAGACGTGCTACCTCTTCATCAAGATGCTTAGGCAAACGGTAAACACCGGTTTCATACTTCTTGTTGAACAACTCAATCTGAGCTAATGTCTGGTTGGTGAATGAGTTACTCATAACGAATGACGGGTGACCGGTAGCACAACCCAGGTTCACCAGACGACCATCGGCTAATAGAATAATGCTGTGTCCGTCGGGGAAATAATAGCGGTCTACCTGTGGCTTGATATTCACACATTTGATGCCGGGGTAATGCTTAAGAGCATCCACTTGGATTTCATTGTCGAAGTGGCCGATATTGCAGACAATTGCCTGGTCTTTCATCTTCTCCATGTGATCGATGCGGATGATGTCGATATTGCCTGTTGTAGTAACAAAGATATTACCTTGTGTACAAGCCTCTTCCATAGTTACTACCTCGAAGCCCTCCATTGCAGCTTGCAGGGCGCAGATCGGGTCTACTTCCGTAACCAGTACACGGGCACCGTATGAACGCATGGAATGTGAACATCCCTTACCTACATCGCCATAACCGCAAACCACTACTACTTTACCGGCAATCATTACATCTGTGGCACGTTTGATACCATCGGCCAAAGATTCACGGCAACCATAAAGATTATCGAATTTAGACTTCGTCACTGAGTCGTTCACATTGAATGCCGGGAACAGCAATTTCCCTTCTTCCTGCATTTGATACAAACGGTGTACACCTGTCGTAGTTTCTTCTGAAACGCCACGCATTTCGGCAGCTACGCGATGCCAACGGGTAGGATCTGCAGCCAATACACACTTCAGGATAGCATTCAGTTCTATTTCATCTTCCGCATGGACTTCTTTATCCAGAATAGAGGCAGTGCTTTCCGCTTCGTACCCTACGTGTATCATCATGGTAGCGTCACCGCCATCGTCAACGATTACCGTAGGACCTTTGCCGCCGGGGAAGTTCAACGCCTGAAGCGTACACCACCAGTAATCAGCCAGTGTTTCACCTTTCCAGGCAAATACGGGAACACCACTTGCAGCGATAGCAGCAGCAGCATGGTCTTGAGTCGAATATATGTTACATGAGCACCAGCGTACTTCGGCGCCCAGTGCCACGAGGGTTTCAATCAGTACCGCTGTCTGGATGGTCATATGCAGGGAACCCATTATACGAGCGCCTTTCAACGGTTTTGTTTCTCCATACTTTTCGCGAAGAGCCATAAGGCCGGGCATTTCTTGTTCTGCCAGATCGATTTCCTTGCGACCGAAGTCGGCAAGCGTAATGTCTGCCACCTTGTAGGGCAGAGTAGAGAATAATTCTTTAGACATATTAATCAATGATTTAAAATAAAAAGTGATGCAAAGATAGAACATTCTGATTAGTAGGGCAAAAGCTATTGGTTTTTTTTAAATAAAAGCTCGCAATATATGTTGATATAATTGAAAAGAATAGTATATTTGTTGCCCGAATGTAACACTCAACAACATATCGGCCTTGAAATGAAGGACTATAAAGATAAAACAAAAGAAGAACTACTGGAGATTATCCGGAAATTAGAGGAGCAATTGGAAAATCGTACTCTTCCGGATTCTTCATGCCAGGATGAAGACTTGGAGCGCTTCCGTAAGCAATACGGTAAAGAAATTCTGGACGCTATCCCGGATATGTTGACTGTTTTTGATTATAATCTGGATTATATAGAACTACTGTCCTCTCCTGATACCAATCATGTAGAGGGATTATCCGGTGAGGATAAGTCACATCCTAATCTGAAAGATATAGTACCGGAATCAGAATACCGCAAAATCCGGGCGAATATGGAGAAAGTGATGCGTACCGGTTGTACCAGCATAGGAGAACATTCATTGTGGTTTGAAGGAGAGATGCATCATTATGAAAATCTGGTATGTCCTTTGGGAGATAAATATTTATTATGTATGTGTCGGGATGTGACGAGCCGGGTGAATGCGCTACGTGAACTGGCTGCTGCCCGTGTAAAGGCAGAAGAGTCCGATCGATTAAAATCTGCGTTCCTTTCAAATATGAGTCATGAAATCCGTACTCCATTGAATGCGATTGTTGGATTCTCAAGGTTGGTTATCGATCCGGGGCACGAAGGAGACAAGGAGGATTATTGCAATATTATCGAGAAAAATTCGGAATTGTTGTTGTGTTTGTTTAATGATATTCTGGACTTGTCTGAAATGGAATCAGGGACTTTGGAATTTGTTCGTGAGAAGGTGAACCTTTATCATGCTTGCCTTGAAGAATATGACAGTCATCGGTTGAAAGTAAATAAAGGCGTGATTTTGATACTGGACGATGTGGATGAGGAGTTGTGTGTGATGGGAGATCGAATGCGCATTATGCAGGTATTGATGAATCTGTTGAGTAATGCTGCTAAATTTACTCCTACCGGAGAAATACATTTTGGTTATCAGTTACGCGGCAATATTGTACAGTTCTACGTAAAAGATACGGGTATTGGTATTCCTGCCAACCGGGTGGCGAAGATTTTCGAACGCTTCGGCAAGATTAATAACTTTGCACAAGGCACCGGGCTGGGGCTGACTGTTTCCCGTATGTTGGTGGAACGGATGGGTGGACGCATTTGGGTACGTTCCGGCGAAGGAATAGGAACGACATTCTTCTTTACGCTACCGCTGGGATAATTGAGGATTACGAAATTAAGCATAAAAAACAGGC
This window contains:
- the ahcY gene encoding adenosylhomocysteinase, whose translation is MSKELFSTLPYKVADITLADFGRKEIDLAEQEMPGLMALREKYGETKPLKGARIMGSLHMTIQTAVLIETLVALGAEVRWCSCNIYSTQDHAAAAIAASGVPVFAWKGETLADYWWCTLQALNFPGGKGPTVIVDDGGDATMMIHVGYEAESTASILDKEVHAEDEIELNAILKCVLAADPTRWHRVAAEMRGVSEETTTGVHRLYQMQEEGKLLFPAFNVNDSVTKSKFDNLYGCRESLADGIKRATDVMIAGKVVVVCGYGDVGKGCSHSMRSYGARVLVTEVDPICALQAAMEGFEVVTMEEACTQGNIFVTTTGNIDIIRIDHMEKMKDQAIVCNIGHFDNEIQVDALKHYPGIKCVNIKPQVDRYYFPDGHSIILLADGRLVNLGCATGHPSFVMSNSFTNQTLAQIELFNKKYETGVYRLPKHLDEEVARLHLEKIGVKLTKLTPEQAAYIGVTVDGPYKAEHYRY
- a CDS encoding PAS domain-containing sensor histidine kinase, with translation MKDYKDKTKEELLEIIRKLEEQLENRTLPDSSCQDEDLERFRKQYGKEILDAIPDMLTVFDYNLDYIELLSSPDTNHVEGLSGEDKSHPNLKDIVPESEYRKIRANMEKVMRTGCTSIGEHSLWFEGEMHHYENLVCPLGDKYLLCMCRDVTSRVNALRELAAARVKAEESDRLKSAFLSNMSHEIRTPLNAIVGFSRLVIDPGHEGDKEDYCNIIEKNSELLLCLFNDILDLSEMESGTLEFVREKVNLYHACLEEYDSHRLKVNKGVILILDDVDEELCVMGDRMRIMQVLMNLLSNAAKFTPTGEIHFGYQLRGNIVQFYVKDTGIGIPANRVAKIFERFGKINNFAQGTGLGLTVSRMLVERMGGRIWVRSGEGIGTTFFFTLPLG